In one Corythoichthys intestinalis isolate RoL2023-P3 chromosome 16, ASM3026506v1, whole genome shotgun sequence genomic region, the following are encoded:
- the map3k14a gene encoding mitogen-activated protein kinase kinase kinase 14 isoform X1, which yields MAVRQRIFNSTAPFSGSPLADLKASYPKCTAVEKGTQQHHQHQQKQQQQGEEEEEEEQWKSCKVDYIACLSPLLNKVLTQGTAEQVGQTPLKSSPFIAQAECETQDSQEFSPSCFERSYVPSSGSFIVSLQPEHNNVACPTTASVQGAAPLSPRKKTRKRVKRKGRKKVTWEKKKKAEEWQHSRCRTDTRVPSGVPEQESGSSPLHIQDHSPGGRRHPLISSCCGITVSPEERDVAPPLYGAEAYCVGTPPTWPEAFSSTPCSLHSYTPDSDSVSSTGDCSLALVGLRGSVSQGDPCYAGPLFKEVERTTREEKEEEDEWRSHESVPNEGIIFYNQNFQPVDSEYKEGREFVLSEFIKEGSYGQVHSARDVNTGFKFAVKKIALKRFNSEEASTWSALRSPRILELFGIVRDGPYVFFLMDHKYGSLGQLIMQRGRLPEDRSLYYLLQVATALEYLAKKKVVHLDVKADNVLLSEDGRDSFLCDFGHAERLDMFGQSLTDSRELKGTETHMAPEMVRGEPHGGKADVWSSCCMLLHMLNGCQPWTRYYTCRLFLKIAYEPPPLREIPPDCGPLTAEVIEAGLRKDPSVRASASDLRECTARALQQVGGLRSLWSTSYTEPLHLVNKPPDSPRAKRQDEENETDSRAIVQPNDSHEDEAEAPELGSHFDADRSKKKIGDTVPELELRKLERDFYLSSLSQLHSAEMQEQLLSCLSSDTYSNWDPLDKKQKDDWTPHDWTSIVANGTERVKGCARVMQDSGRWSLSPADDCSSGVCSDSGQLDGQQNVSLDLLGHSPPRPCCFQGVDVCIRDFNGKNIRIRETRRVKVGHIATGISDQISERVFTLETQLGQKVAHNEEVQESGLKLRCVPAPDFGVSWRWRIRDGALETR from the exons ATGGCAGTGAGGCAGAGGATCTTCAACTCCACCGCCCCGTTCTCCGGGTCACCTCTGGCCGACCTGAAGGCCTCGTATCCAAAATGCACTGCGGTGGAAAAAGGGACGCAGCAGCATCACCAGCACCAACAGAAGCAGCAACAGCAgggggaagaggaggaggaggaagagcagTGGAAGAGCTGCAAAGTGGACTACATTGCGTGTCTGAGCCCACTTTTGAATAAAGTGCTGACTCAGGGCACCGCCGAGCAAGTTGGCCAAACGCCGCTGAAGAGCTCCCCTTTCATCGCGCAGGCCGAAT GTGAAACCCAGGATTCCCAGGAGTTTAGCCCGTCCTGCTTCGAACGTTCCTACGTTCCCTCCTCTGGCTCTTTTATCGTCAG TTTGCAGCCGGAGCACAACAACGTGGCATGTCCGACCACGGCCTCTGTCCAGGGTGCCGCCCCGCTCAGCCCGAGGAAAAAGACCCGCAAAAGAGTGAAGCGCAAAGGCCGGAAAAAAGTTACCtgggagaagaagaagaaagcggAGGAGTGGCAGCACAGCAGATGTCGCACAGATACTAGAGTGCCATCTGGAGTTCCTGAGCAGGAGAGTGGGAGCTCACCGCTGCACATCCAA GATCATTCTCCGGGAGGACGACGGCACCCCCTAATTTCCTCGTGCTGCGGCATCACAGTGAGCCCAGAAGAGCGGGACGTAGCGCCCCCTCTCTATGGCGCCGAGGCTTACTGCGTGGGCACCCCGCCAACCTGGCCCGAGGCGTTCTCCTCTACCCCGTGTAGCCTTCACTCCTACACGCCGGACAGTGACTCGGTCAGCAGCACAGGCGACTGCTCGCTGGCCCTCGTCGGGCTGCGGGGGAGTGTCAGCCAGGGCGACCCATGCTACGCTGGGCCCCTTTTTAAAGAGGTGGAACGCACCACTAGGGAGGAAAAGGAGGAAGAAGACGAGTGGCGGTCCCACGAGTCTGTCCCCAATGAGGGGATCATTTTTTATAATCAA AACTTCCAGCCTGTCGATTCAGAATATAAGGAAGGGAGGGAGTTTGTCCTTTCGGAGTTTATCAAAGAAGGCTCCTATGGCCAAGTCCACAGCGCCCGAGATGTCAACACAGGCTTTAAGTTTGCTGTCAAAAAG atcGCCCTGAAGAGGTTTAACAGCGAGGAGGCGAGCACGTGGAGTGCCCTCCGATCCCCTCGCATTTTGGAGCTCTTCGGAATTGTTCGAGACGGACCTTACGTTTTCTTTCTCATGGACCACAAATATG GGTCGCTGGGCCAGCTGATAATGCAGCGCGGGCGGCTGCCAGAGGACCGGAGTCTCTACTACCTGTTGCAAGTCGCAACAGCGTTGGAGTACCTGGCCAAGAAGAAAGTGGTACATCTTGATGTTAAAG ctGACAATGTGTTGCTGTCCGAGGACGGCCGAGACTCCTTCCTGTGCGACTTTGGCCACGCAGAGAGATTGGACATGTTCGGGCAAAGTCTTACCGATTCCCGAG AGCTGAAAGGTACAGAGACGCACATGGCCCCAGAAATGGTGAGAGGTGAACCCCACGGAGGCAAAGCAGATGTGTGGAGCAGCTGCTGCATGTTACTGCACATGCTTAACGGGTGTCAACCTTGGACCAGATATTACACCTGTAGACTCTTCCTAAAG ATCGCCTATGAGCCGCCACCGCTTCGAGAGATACCGCCAGACTGCGGGCCGCTGACAGCAGAGGTGATCGAGGCGGGACTGCGGAAAGATCCTAGCGTGAGAGCGTCAGCCAGTGACCTAAGGGAATGCACGGCCAGAGCACTCCAACAAG TCGGTGGGCTAAGAAGTCTGTGGAGCACATCCTACACAGAACCACTGCATTTGGTCAACAAACCTCCTGACTCCCCGCGAGCTAAGAGACAAGACGAGGAAAACGAAACAGACAGTCGTGCGATCGTGCAGCCGAACGACAGCCATGAAGACGAGGCCGAAGCGCCTGAGCTAGGAAGCCATTTTGACGCCGACCGTTCGAAAAAGAAAATCGGcgacaccgtcccggaattggaGCTGCGTAAACTGGAGAGAG ATTTCTACCTGAGTAGTCTTTCCCAGCTTCATTCGGCCGAAATGCAGGAGCAACTCTTGTCTTGTCTCAGCAGCGATACATACTCCAACTGGGATCCGTTGGACAAAAag caaaaggatgattggacgccacacgattggacgtctatcgtggccaatggcactgaaagagttaagggTTGTGCTCGCGTCATGCAGGACTCGGGCCGCTGGTCGCTAAGCCCTGCCGACGACTGCAGCTCAGGCGTCTGCTCCGACAGCGGCCAGCTAGACGGGCAGCAGAACGTCAGTCTGGACCTTCTGGGCCACTCGCCGCCTCGGCCGTGCTGCTTCCAAG GGGTGGACGTCTGCATTCGAGATTTCAACGGGAAAAACATCCGGATCCGAGAAACGCggcgggtgaaagtgggccacatTGCTACCGGCATCAGCGATCAG
- the map3k14a gene encoding mitogen-activated protein kinase kinase kinase 14 isoform X2: MAVRQRIFNSTAPFSGSPLADLKASYPKCTAVEKGTQQHHQHQQKQQQQGEEEEEEEQWKSCKVDYIACLSPLLNKVLTQGTAEQVGQTPLKSSPFIAQAECETQDSQEFSPSCFERSYVPSSGSFIVSLQPEHNNVACPTTASVQGAAPLSPRKKTRKRVKRKGRKKVTWEKKKKAEEWQHSRCRTDTRVPSGVPEQESGSSPLHIQDHSPGGRRHPLISSCCGITVSPEERDVAPPLYGAEAYCVGTPPTWPEAFSSTPCSLHSYTPDSDSVSSTGDCSLALVGLRGSVSQGDPCYAGPLFKEVERTTREEKEEEDEWRSHESVPNEGIIFYNQNFQPVDSEYKEGREFVLSEFIKEGSYGQVHSARDVNTGFKFAVKKIALKRFNSEEASTWSALRSPRILELFGIVRDGPYVFFLMDHKYGSLGQLIMQRGRLPEDRSLYYLLQVATALEYLAKKKVVHLDVKADNVLLSEDGRDSFLCDFGHAERLDMFGQSLTDSRELKGTETHMAPEMVRGEPHGGKADVWSSCCMLLHMLNGCQPWTRYYTCRLFLKIAYEPPPLREIPPDCGPLTAEVIEAGLRKDPSVRASASDLRECTARALQQVGGLRSLWSTSYTEPLHLVNKPPDSPRAKRQDEENETDSRAIVQPNDSHEDEAEAPELGSHFDADRSKKKIGDTVPELELRKLERDFYLSSLSQLHSAEMQEQLLSCLSSDTYSNWDPLDKKDSGRWSLSPADDCSSGVCSDSGQLDGQQNVSLDLLGHSPPRPCCFQGVDVCIRDFNGKNIRIRETRRVKVGHIATGISDQISERVFTLETQLGQKVAHNEEVQESGLKLRCVPAPDFGVSWRWRIRDGALETR, from the exons ATGGCAGTGAGGCAGAGGATCTTCAACTCCACCGCCCCGTTCTCCGGGTCACCTCTGGCCGACCTGAAGGCCTCGTATCCAAAATGCACTGCGGTGGAAAAAGGGACGCAGCAGCATCACCAGCACCAACAGAAGCAGCAACAGCAgggggaagaggaggaggaggaagagcagTGGAAGAGCTGCAAAGTGGACTACATTGCGTGTCTGAGCCCACTTTTGAATAAAGTGCTGACTCAGGGCACCGCCGAGCAAGTTGGCCAAACGCCGCTGAAGAGCTCCCCTTTCATCGCGCAGGCCGAAT GTGAAACCCAGGATTCCCAGGAGTTTAGCCCGTCCTGCTTCGAACGTTCCTACGTTCCCTCCTCTGGCTCTTTTATCGTCAG TTTGCAGCCGGAGCACAACAACGTGGCATGTCCGACCACGGCCTCTGTCCAGGGTGCCGCCCCGCTCAGCCCGAGGAAAAAGACCCGCAAAAGAGTGAAGCGCAAAGGCCGGAAAAAAGTTACCtgggagaagaagaagaaagcggAGGAGTGGCAGCACAGCAGATGTCGCACAGATACTAGAGTGCCATCTGGAGTTCCTGAGCAGGAGAGTGGGAGCTCACCGCTGCACATCCAA GATCATTCTCCGGGAGGACGACGGCACCCCCTAATTTCCTCGTGCTGCGGCATCACAGTGAGCCCAGAAGAGCGGGACGTAGCGCCCCCTCTCTATGGCGCCGAGGCTTACTGCGTGGGCACCCCGCCAACCTGGCCCGAGGCGTTCTCCTCTACCCCGTGTAGCCTTCACTCCTACACGCCGGACAGTGACTCGGTCAGCAGCACAGGCGACTGCTCGCTGGCCCTCGTCGGGCTGCGGGGGAGTGTCAGCCAGGGCGACCCATGCTACGCTGGGCCCCTTTTTAAAGAGGTGGAACGCACCACTAGGGAGGAAAAGGAGGAAGAAGACGAGTGGCGGTCCCACGAGTCTGTCCCCAATGAGGGGATCATTTTTTATAATCAA AACTTCCAGCCTGTCGATTCAGAATATAAGGAAGGGAGGGAGTTTGTCCTTTCGGAGTTTATCAAAGAAGGCTCCTATGGCCAAGTCCACAGCGCCCGAGATGTCAACACAGGCTTTAAGTTTGCTGTCAAAAAG atcGCCCTGAAGAGGTTTAACAGCGAGGAGGCGAGCACGTGGAGTGCCCTCCGATCCCCTCGCATTTTGGAGCTCTTCGGAATTGTTCGAGACGGACCTTACGTTTTCTTTCTCATGGACCACAAATATG GGTCGCTGGGCCAGCTGATAATGCAGCGCGGGCGGCTGCCAGAGGACCGGAGTCTCTACTACCTGTTGCAAGTCGCAACAGCGTTGGAGTACCTGGCCAAGAAGAAAGTGGTACATCTTGATGTTAAAG ctGACAATGTGTTGCTGTCCGAGGACGGCCGAGACTCCTTCCTGTGCGACTTTGGCCACGCAGAGAGATTGGACATGTTCGGGCAAAGTCTTACCGATTCCCGAG AGCTGAAAGGTACAGAGACGCACATGGCCCCAGAAATGGTGAGAGGTGAACCCCACGGAGGCAAAGCAGATGTGTGGAGCAGCTGCTGCATGTTACTGCACATGCTTAACGGGTGTCAACCTTGGACCAGATATTACACCTGTAGACTCTTCCTAAAG ATCGCCTATGAGCCGCCACCGCTTCGAGAGATACCGCCAGACTGCGGGCCGCTGACAGCAGAGGTGATCGAGGCGGGACTGCGGAAAGATCCTAGCGTGAGAGCGTCAGCCAGTGACCTAAGGGAATGCACGGCCAGAGCACTCCAACAAG TCGGTGGGCTAAGAAGTCTGTGGAGCACATCCTACACAGAACCACTGCATTTGGTCAACAAACCTCCTGACTCCCCGCGAGCTAAGAGACAAGACGAGGAAAACGAAACAGACAGTCGTGCGATCGTGCAGCCGAACGACAGCCATGAAGACGAGGCCGAAGCGCCTGAGCTAGGAAGCCATTTTGACGCCGACCGTTCGAAAAAGAAAATCGGcgacaccgtcccggaattggaGCTGCGTAAACTGGAGAGAG ATTTCTACCTGAGTAGTCTTTCCCAGCTTCATTCGGCCGAAATGCAGGAGCAACTCTTGTCTTGTCTCAGCAGCGATACATACTCCAACTGGGATCCGTTGGACAAAAag GACTCGGGCCGCTGGTCGCTAAGCCCTGCCGACGACTGCAGCTCAGGCGTCTGCTCCGACAGCGGCCAGCTAGACGGGCAGCAGAACGTCAGTCTGGACCTTCTGGGCCACTCGCCGCCTCGGCCGTGCTGCTTCCAAG GGGTGGACGTCTGCATTCGAGATTTCAACGGGAAAAACATCCGGATCCGAGAAACGCggcgggtgaaagtgggccacatTGCTACCGGCATCAGCGATCAG
- the map3k14a gene encoding mitogen-activated protein kinase kinase kinase 14 isoform X3 produces the protein MAVRQRIFNSTAPFSGSPLADLKASYPKCTAVEKGTQQHHQHQQKQQQQGEEEEEEEQWKSCKVDYIACLSPLLNKVLTQGTAEQVGQTPLKSSPFIAQAECETQDSQEFSPSCFERSYVPSSGSFIVSLQPEHNNVACPTTASVQGAAPLSPRKKTRKRVKRKGRKKVTWEKKKKAEEWQHSRCRTDTRVPSGVPEQESGSSPLHIQDHSPGGRRHPLISSCCGITVSPEERDVAPPLYGAEAYCVGTPPTWPEAFSSTPCSLHSYTPDSDSVSSTGDCSLALVGLRGSVSQGDPCYAGPLFKEVERTTREEKEEEDEWRSHESVPNEGIIFYNQNFQPVDSEYKEGREFVLSEFIKEGSYGQVHSARDVNTGFKFAVKKIALKRFNSEEASTWSALRSPRILELFGIVRDGPYVFFLMDHKYGSLGQLIMQRGRLPEDRSLYYLLQVATALEYLAKKKVVHLDVKADNVLLSEDGRDSFLCDFGHAERLDMFGQSLTDSRELKGTETHMAPEMVRGEPHGGKADVWSSCCMLLHMLNGCQPWTRYYTCRLFLKIAYEPPPLREIPPDCGPLTAEVIEAGLRKDPSVRASASDLRECTARALQQVGGLRSLWSTSYTEPLHLVNKPPDSPRAKRQDEENETDSRAIVQPNDSHEDEAEAPELGSHFDADRSKKKIGDTVPELELRKLERDFYLSSLSQLHSAEMQEQLLSCLSSDTYSNWDPLDKKQKDDWTPHDWTSIVANGTERVKGCARVMQDSGRWSLSPADDCSSGVCSDSGQLDGQQNVSLDLLGHSPPRPCCFQGGTPNFFFCSL, from the exons ATGGCAGTGAGGCAGAGGATCTTCAACTCCACCGCCCCGTTCTCCGGGTCACCTCTGGCCGACCTGAAGGCCTCGTATCCAAAATGCACTGCGGTGGAAAAAGGGACGCAGCAGCATCACCAGCACCAACAGAAGCAGCAACAGCAgggggaagaggaggaggaggaagagcagTGGAAGAGCTGCAAAGTGGACTACATTGCGTGTCTGAGCCCACTTTTGAATAAAGTGCTGACTCAGGGCACCGCCGAGCAAGTTGGCCAAACGCCGCTGAAGAGCTCCCCTTTCATCGCGCAGGCCGAAT GTGAAACCCAGGATTCCCAGGAGTTTAGCCCGTCCTGCTTCGAACGTTCCTACGTTCCCTCCTCTGGCTCTTTTATCGTCAG TTTGCAGCCGGAGCACAACAACGTGGCATGTCCGACCACGGCCTCTGTCCAGGGTGCCGCCCCGCTCAGCCCGAGGAAAAAGACCCGCAAAAGAGTGAAGCGCAAAGGCCGGAAAAAAGTTACCtgggagaagaagaagaaagcggAGGAGTGGCAGCACAGCAGATGTCGCACAGATACTAGAGTGCCATCTGGAGTTCCTGAGCAGGAGAGTGGGAGCTCACCGCTGCACATCCAA GATCATTCTCCGGGAGGACGACGGCACCCCCTAATTTCCTCGTGCTGCGGCATCACAGTGAGCCCAGAAGAGCGGGACGTAGCGCCCCCTCTCTATGGCGCCGAGGCTTACTGCGTGGGCACCCCGCCAACCTGGCCCGAGGCGTTCTCCTCTACCCCGTGTAGCCTTCACTCCTACACGCCGGACAGTGACTCGGTCAGCAGCACAGGCGACTGCTCGCTGGCCCTCGTCGGGCTGCGGGGGAGTGTCAGCCAGGGCGACCCATGCTACGCTGGGCCCCTTTTTAAAGAGGTGGAACGCACCACTAGGGAGGAAAAGGAGGAAGAAGACGAGTGGCGGTCCCACGAGTCTGTCCCCAATGAGGGGATCATTTTTTATAATCAA AACTTCCAGCCTGTCGATTCAGAATATAAGGAAGGGAGGGAGTTTGTCCTTTCGGAGTTTATCAAAGAAGGCTCCTATGGCCAAGTCCACAGCGCCCGAGATGTCAACACAGGCTTTAAGTTTGCTGTCAAAAAG atcGCCCTGAAGAGGTTTAACAGCGAGGAGGCGAGCACGTGGAGTGCCCTCCGATCCCCTCGCATTTTGGAGCTCTTCGGAATTGTTCGAGACGGACCTTACGTTTTCTTTCTCATGGACCACAAATATG GGTCGCTGGGCCAGCTGATAATGCAGCGCGGGCGGCTGCCAGAGGACCGGAGTCTCTACTACCTGTTGCAAGTCGCAACAGCGTTGGAGTACCTGGCCAAGAAGAAAGTGGTACATCTTGATGTTAAAG ctGACAATGTGTTGCTGTCCGAGGACGGCCGAGACTCCTTCCTGTGCGACTTTGGCCACGCAGAGAGATTGGACATGTTCGGGCAAAGTCTTACCGATTCCCGAG AGCTGAAAGGTACAGAGACGCACATGGCCCCAGAAATGGTGAGAGGTGAACCCCACGGAGGCAAAGCAGATGTGTGGAGCAGCTGCTGCATGTTACTGCACATGCTTAACGGGTGTCAACCTTGGACCAGATATTACACCTGTAGACTCTTCCTAAAG ATCGCCTATGAGCCGCCACCGCTTCGAGAGATACCGCCAGACTGCGGGCCGCTGACAGCAGAGGTGATCGAGGCGGGACTGCGGAAAGATCCTAGCGTGAGAGCGTCAGCCAGTGACCTAAGGGAATGCACGGCCAGAGCACTCCAACAAG TCGGTGGGCTAAGAAGTCTGTGGAGCACATCCTACACAGAACCACTGCATTTGGTCAACAAACCTCCTGACTCCCCGCGAGCTAAGAGACAAGACGAGGAAAACGAAACAGACAGTCGTGCGATCGTGCAGCCGAACGACAGCCATGAAGACGAGGCCGAAGCGCCTGAGCTAGGAAGCCATTTTGACGCCGACCGTTCGAAAAAGAAAATCGGcgacaccgtcccggaattggaGCTGCGTAAACTGGAGAGAG ATTTCTACCTGAGTAGTCTTTCCCAGCTTCATTCGGCCGAAATGCAGGAGCAACTCTTGTCTTGTCTCAGCAGCGATACATACTCCAACTGGGATCCGTTGGACAAAAag caaaaggatgattggacgccacacgattggacgtctatcgtggccaatggcactgaaagagttaagggTTGTGCTCGCGTCATGCAGGACTCGGGCCGCTGGTCGCTAAGCCCTGCCGACGACTGCAGCTCAGGCGTCTGCTCCGACAGCGGCCAGCTAGACGGGCAGCAGAACGTCAGTCTGGACCTTCTGGGCCACTCGCCGCCTCGGCCGTGCTGCTTCCAAGGTGGAACGCCaaactttttcttttgctcACTTTAG